From a region of the Fischerella sp. JS2 genome:
- a CDS encoding high light inducible protein, translated as MVKSFTINERGQLNNYALEPKVYVEATPRTGFTEYAEKLNGRLAMIGFVSLIALEVFTGHGVIGWLTNL; from the coding sequence ATGGTAAAAAGCTTTACAATCAACGAACGCGGTCAACTCAACAACTACGCCCTTGAACCAAAAGTTTATGTTGAGGCAACTCCCCGCACAGGTTTTACCGAATATGCCGAAAAGCTGAATGGACGATTAGCAATGATTGGTTTTGTCTCACTGATAGCTTTAGAAGTTTTCACCGGACACGGCGTGATTGGATGGCTGACTAACCTGTAA
- a CDS encoding tetratricopeptide repeat protein → MELSQTSNFVATFIVLISLSILIFLARRTLITDKYFQTGINLYQQKDFPGAEAAFRQVIAINSTNDVVHLLLGDVLIQQGKVEAAIVEFQDVIKRAPKKVDAYLRLAQALMQQQKLQEAITVLQQAQDLLQKQRRVDQAEKIKQLLQQISSASRDV, encoded by the coding sequence ATGGAATTATCTCAAACCAGTAACTTCGTAGCTACATTTATAGTGTTAATTAGTTTATCTATTCTGATTTTTTTGGCAAGAAGAACTCTCATTACCGACAAATATTTTCAAACAGGAATTAACCTTTACCAACAAAAAGATTTTCCGGGTGCAGAAGCAGCTTTTCGTCAGGTAATTGCGATTAACTCTACTAATGATGTTGTACATTTACTGTTGGGTGATGTACTTATCCAACAAGGTAAAGTTGAAGCCGCAATTGTTGAATTTCAAGATGTAATTAAGCGCGCGCCCAAAAAAGTCGATGCTTATTTACGCTTAGCTCAAGCTTTGATGCAACAACAAAAACTACAAGAAGCTATTACGGTTTTGCAACAAGCCCAAGATTTATTACAAAAGCAGCGTCGAGTTGATCAAGCTGAAAAAATTAAGCAGCTATTGCAACAGATTTCTTCAGCGTCACGTGATGTTTAA
- a CDS encoding sensor histidine kinase — protein MPNTSNTGFILIVDDNPTNLSVLCEALNSEGFRFRVAVDGESAIAQVERNQPELILLDVQMPGIDGFETCRRLKANPVSQNIPIIFTTALNDIESKTKGFALGAVDYIPKPFAQEEVIARVRVHLRLKQLTESLEQQVSDRTATLKKAQVQLVQQEKLSTLGELIAGVAHEINNPISFIASNLPPLEEYIAGVSEIIQLYQQEYPNPTSRITTAIERLDLDFVLEDMFKILESLKVGSERIENISTSLRTFCRSDSALKTPADLHEGLDSTLMILQHRLKGNSDRPSIEVIRNYGDLPEVNCYIGQMNQVFMNILANAIDALDEAITQGKISDSIPQIQITTEVDTEQWAVIRIADNGMGIPEPIQQRLFEPLFTTKPVGKGTGLGLSIAHQIVVEKHNGELVVNSQPGKGTEFIIKIPIMSATV, from the coding sequence ATGCCAAACACCTCAAATACCGGATTTATTTTAATTGTGGATGATAATCCGACAAATTTATCTGTTTTATGCGAAGCCCTCAATAGTGAGGGGTTTCGTTTTCGTGTTGCAGTCGATGGAGAAAGTGCGATCGCTCAAGTCGAACGAAATCAACCAGAGTTAATTTTACTGGATGTACAAATGCCGGGGATTGACGGATTTGAAACCTGTCGTCGCCTCAAAGCCAATCCTGTTAGCCAAAATATTCCCATTATTTTCACCACTGCCTTAAATGATATCGAAAGCAAAACTAAGGGCTTTGCCCTTGGGGCAGTAGACTACATCCCCAAACCGTTTGCCCAGGAAGAAGTGATTGCTAGGGTACGTGTGCATTTGCGATTAAAACAACTAACTGAATCTTTAGAACAACAAGTCAGCGATCGCACTGCTACCTTAAAAAAAGCTCAAGTGCAATTGGTGCAACAAGAAAAACTATCAACTTTGGGAGAGTTAATTGCTGGTGTTGCCCACGAAATCAATAATCCTATCAGTTTTATCGCTAGCAATCTCCCGCCTTTAGAAGAATACATCGCCGGAGTTAGCGAAATTATCCAACTGTATCAACAAGAGTATCCCAACCCGACAAGTAGAATCACCACTGCTATTGAGAGATTAGATTTGGATTTTGTTCTTGAAGATATGTTCAAAATCTTAGAATCACTCAAGGTAGGATCTGAACGCATTGAAAATATTTCTACATCACTACGCACTTTCTGTCGTTCGGATTCTGCTCTCAAAACGCCTGCGGATTTACACGAAGGACTTGATAGTACGTTGATGATTTTGCAACATCGCCTCAAGGGTAATAGCGATCGTCCGTCCATTGAAGTTATCAGAAATTATGGCGACTTGCCAGAGGTAAACTGCTATATCGGCCAGATGAATCAAGTATTTATGAACATTCTGGCAAACGCAATTGACGCCCTTGATGAAGCGATCACCCAAGGCAAAATTAGCGATTCTATTCCTCAGATTCAAATTACAACAGAGGTAGATACTGAGCAATGGGCTGTCATTAGAATTGCTGACAATGGCATGGGTATTCCTGAACCTATCCAACAAAGGCTATTTGAACCTTTGTTTACCACAAAACCTGTTGGCAAAGGTACAGGACTTGGCTTATCGATTGCCCATCAAATAGTTGTGGAAAAACACAATGGTGAATTAGTAGTTAATTCTCAACCAGGTAAAGGAACTGAGTTTATCATCAAAATTCCAATCATGAGTGCCACAGTATAA
- a CDS encoding ATP-binding protein — MLKFLNHPFQSNAFVPHGHCYLWKTGLVWLHIISDGTIALAYYSIPLLLIYFIYKRKDVPFHGVFLLFGAFIIACGTGHLMDIWTLWHPNYWIAGFLKAVTAIISIYTAFALVDLMPQALTLPSPAQLEAINRVLSSEIVQRKRIEQELRQAEETAKNSSQAKSEFLANMSHELRTPLNGILGYAQILQRTEPLTEKGRKGVGIIYQCGSHLLTLINDVLDLSKIEARKLELNPIDFYLPAFLDNVIEICRIRAQQKVIGFDAQLDPNLPTGIRADEKRLRQVLINLLGNAVKFTEQGNVTFTVEVIGKAEKPKQLPITNYKIRFEVTDTGVGIASKQIEKIFLPFEQVGNQKRQIEGTGLGLAISQKIVSLMGSQIQVKSEFGKGSTFWFEVELPEAQDWAKVSRVVEQGTIIDYQGQRRTILIVDDKWENRSVVVNLLEPVGFNVVEASDGHQGWEKAIVHKPDLIITDLIMPVMDGFELIKRLRQSYPCKEIAVIASSASVFATDQYKSIEAGADAFLPKPIEAEVLLELLRQYLQLKWIYDNKMDKIKKTNVANLDYPVEMTLPAKEVLLQLLELSQDGDIQRILEIAQQVSTSDEKLTTFAQQITQLASNFQLKRLENFIKQHIN; from the coding sequence ATGTTGAAATTTTTAAATCATCCTTTCCAATCTAATGCTTTTGTCCCTCATGGACATTGCTATCTCTGGAAAACTGGACTAGTTTGGCTGCACATCATTTCTGATGGAACCATCGCCCTCGCCTATTATTCTATTCCCCTTTTACTTATCTACTTTATTTATAAGCGCAAAGACGTTCCTTTCCACGGAGTCTTTCTGCTATTTGGTGCTTTTATTATTGCCTGTGGTACTGGACATTTAATGGACATCTGGACGCTTTGGCATCCTAATTACTGGATCGCTGGTTTTTTAAAGGCTGTAACTGCCATTATTTCCATATACACGGCATTTGCATTAGTTGATCTCATGCCTCAAGCCTTAACATTACCTAGCCCTGCTCAGTTAGAAGCTATTAACCGAGTACTCAGCAGTGAAATCGTGCAGCGTAAGCGGATTGAGCAAGAACTACGCCAAGCAGAAGAAACTGCGAAAAATTCCAGCCAAGCCAAGAGCGAATTTCTCGCCAATATGAGTCATGAGTTACGTACACCCCTTAACGGTATTTTAGGCTACGCGCAAATCCTCCAACGCACGGAACCTTTAACTGAGAAAGGACGCAAAGGAGTTGGTATTATTTACCAATGCGGTTCTCATCTGTTAACTCTCATTAATGATGTTCTGGATCTCTCCAAAATTGAAGCCCGAAAACTAGAATTAAATCCTATTGATTTTTACTTGCCTGCGTTTTTAGACAATGTGATTGAAATTTGTCGCATCCGGGCACAACAAAAAGTCATTGGGTTTGATGCTCAACTTGATCCTAATTTACCCACAGGTATTCGTGCTGATGAAAAACGCTTGCGTCAGGTATTGATCAATTTACTTGGTAATGCGGTTAAATTTACTGAGCAAGGTAACGTCACTTTCACAGTAGAGGTAATAGGAAAGGCAGAAAAACCAAAGCAATTACCAATTACCAATTACAAAATTCGCTTTGAAGTCACAGATACAGGTGTGGGTATCGCCTCTAAACAAATCGAGAAAATTTTTCTACCCTTTGAACAAGTGGGAAATCAGAAACGACAAATTGAAGGTACTGGCTTGGGATTAGCAATCAGTCAAAAAATTGTGAGTTTGATGGGTAGTCAAATTCAAGTAAAAAGTGAATTTGGTAAAGGTAGCACTTTCTGGTTTGAGGTGGAGTTACCAGAAGCCCAAGATTGGGCAAAGGTTTCTCGAGTGGTAGAACAGGGAACAATTATTGATTATCAAGGGCAAAGGCGCACGATTTTAATTGTGGATGACAAATGGGAAAACCGATCAGTTGTTGTAAATTTACTAGAACCAGTTGGGTTTAATGTTGTAGAAGCAAGTGACGGACACCAAGGATGGGAAAAAGCAATTGTCCACAAACCAGACTTAATCATCACCGATTTAATCATGCCAGTGATGGATGGATTTGAGTTGATCAAACGTTTGCGTCAGTCGTATCCCTGCAAAGAGATTGCTGTGATTGCTTCTTCAGCCAGTGTGTTTGCAACTGATCAGTATAAAAGTATTGAAGCAGGTGCAGATGCGTTTCTACCAAAGCCTATAGAAGCTGAGGTGTTGTTAGAACTGCTGCGACAATATTTACAACTGAAATGGATTTATGACAATAAGATGGACAAAATTAAAAAAACCAATGTAGCGAATCTGGATTATCCTGTTGAGATGACTCTTCCTGCCAAGGAGGTTTTACTACAGTTACTGGAATTATCCCAAGACGGTGATATTCAAAGAATTTTAGAAATAGCTCAGCAAGTTTCTACATCTGATGAGAAATTGACAACTTTTGCTCAGCAAATTACGCAACTGGCTAGCAATTTCCAACTCAAACGTTTAGAAAATTTTATTAAACAACATATTAATTAA
- a CDS encoding homogentisate phytyltransferase — protein sequence MNQVSQSNSPSTWLYAFWKFSRPHTIIGTSLSVVGLYLVAFAISNGSFSLSPILLAWLACLCGNVYIVGLNQLEDVAIDKINKPHLPIASGEFSQQTGKVIVAITGVLALAIAWLGGPFLLGMVTISLAIGTAYSLPPIRLKRFPFWAALCIFSVRGAIVNLGLFLHFSWVLRQNNLIPVIPAAVWVLTIFILIFTFAIAIFKDIPDMEGDLQYNITTFTIQLGKQAVFNLALWVLSVCYISMILVGLLRLAEVSSLFLVLTHLVALGVMWWRSRRVDLQDKNAIARFYQFIWKLFFIEYLIFPIACVLA from the coding sequence ATGAATCAAGTTTCACAATCAAATTCTCCGAGTACTTGGCTTTATGCTTTTTGGAAATTCTCTCGTCCGCATACAATTATTGGCACAAGTTTAAGTGTAGTGGGGTTATATTTAGTTGCTTTTGCTATTAGTAATGGCAGTTTTTCTCTATCCCCAATTTTGCTAGCGTGGCTTGCTTGTTTATGCGGCAATGTTTATATTGTGGGGTTGAATCAACTAGAAGATGTAGCCATTGATAAAATCAATAAACCACATTTACCCATTGCTTCGGGAGAATTTTCTCAACAAACAGGAAAAGTAATTGTGGCAATTACTGGTGTTTTGGCACTGGCAATTGCTTGGTTAGGCGGGCCATTTTTATTGGGGATGGTGACAATCAGTTTAGCAATTGGTACAGCTTATTCTTTGCCGCCAATTCGTTTGAAAAGATTTCCTTTTTGGGCGGCATTATGCATTTTTTCTGTGCGGGGGGCGATTGTTAACTTAGGTTTGTTTTTACATTTTAGTTGGGTGTTGAGACAAAATAATTTGATTCCAGTTATTCCAGCAGCAGTATGGGTATTAACAATTTTTATTTTGATATTTACGTTTGCGATCGCTATTTTTAAAGATATCCCAGATATGGAAGGCGACCTCCAGTACAATATTACTACTTTCACGATTCAACTTGGTAAGCAAGCAGTATTTAATCTTGCCCTTTGGGTATTGAGTGTATGTTATATCAGCATGATTTTAGTTGGCTTACTACGCCTAGCTGAAGTTAGTTCTCTATTTTTAGTACTTACTCATTTAGTAGCACTAGGTGTGATGTGGTGGCGTAGCCGGAGAGTAGATTTACAGGATAAAAATGCTATTGCCCGTTTCTACCAATTTATTTGGAAGCTCTTTTTTATAGAGTATCTAATTTTCCCTATTGCTTGTGTTTTGGCTTAG
- a CDS encoding methyltransferase domain-containing protein, with protein sequence MSATLYKQIQEFYDASSGLWEEIWGEHMHHGYYGVDGTEKKNRRQAQIDLIEEILNWADVQQAENILDVGCGIGGSSLYLAAKFHARATGITLSPVQAARAKERASEFNLSTQTNFLVVNALEMPFADNYFDLVWSLESGEHMPDKTKFMQECYRVLKPGGKLIMVTWCHRPTDESPLTTDEQQHLAKIYQVYCLPYVISLPEYEAIAKQLGLKNTRTADWSEAVAPFWNVVIDSAFTPKAIFGLLRSGWSTIVGALSLGLMQRGYERGLIRFGLLCGEKEGGDIG encoded by the coding sequence ATGAGCGCAACTCTTTACAAGCAAATTCAGGAATTTTACGATGCTTCTTCCGGTTTATGGGAAGAAATCTGGGGTGAACATATGCACCACGGTTACTATGGTGTAGATGGTACAGAGAAAAAAAACCGTCGCCAGGCACAAATTGATTTAATTGAAGAGATCCTCAATTGGGCAGATGTACAGCAAGCTGAAAATATTTTGGATGTGGGTTGTGGAATTGGTGGTAGTTCCTTATACTTAGCAGCAAAGTTTCATGCTAGGGCAACTGGTATTACTTTGAGTCCTGTGCAAGCTGCTAGAGCCAAGGAAAGGGCTAGTGAGTTTAATTTGAGTACCCAAACTAATTTTCTAGTGGTCAACGCTCTAGAAATGCCCTTTGCTGACAATTATTTTGACTTGGTATGGTCGCTAGAAAGTGGCGAACATATGCCTGATAAAACCAAGTTCATGCAAGAGTGCTATCGGGTGTTGAAACCGGGTGGAAAGCTGATTATGGTGACTTGGTGTCATCGACCTACAGATGAGTCGCCACTGACGACAGATGAACAGCAGCATTTAGCAAAAATTTATCAGGTATATTGCTTGCCCTATGTGATTTCTTTGCCAGAGTATGAAGCGATCGCTAAGCAATTAGGTTTAAAAAATACCCGCACTGCTGATTGGTCAGAAGCGGTAGCACCTTTTTGGAATGTGGTGATTGATTCGGCATTTACTCCCAAAGCGATCTTTGGCTTACTGCGATCAGGTTGGAGTACGATTGTTGGGGCCTTATCTTTGGGGTTGATGCAGCGCGGTTACGAACGTGGGTTAATTCGATTTGGGTTATTGTGTGGGGAGAAGGAAGGTGGGGATATAGGGTGA